A stretch of the Aphanothece sacrum FPU1 genome encodes the following:
- a CDS encoding helix-hairpin-helix domain-containing protein, translating into MVKIISSKSLGFQSVYDIGVETDHNFLLVNGLVASNCFNKSHSTAYAYVTYQTAYLKANYPVEYMTALLTASSDNQDKVEKYRENCQKMGIDVQPPDINHSQKDFTPIGNKILFGLSAVRNLGEGAIENILKAREEAKGKFSSLANFCSLVDLRVVNRRALETLIYCGGFDKINSNRQQLIKNLDLVIPWSQKRAKEKESGQMNIFDIGLNNDNQNSEFDQAPSAPSTEDFSLPEKLKLEKEHLGFYVSEHPLKAMQKSAQILSPVNLSTLEEQKNKQKISAVVMITMIKHHTTKKGDPMAFLTLEDASGQSEGVVFPETYQRIKDLLREDIYLIIWGKIDMKDEKVQILIDDAEMIDNIKMVMINLTLEQATNRVSQNSLKGIIQEQSGDKSKAKTPIIAIIGKGKQRQFVRLGLNYWVQNETTTVDALNHAGFDAYQLPLMSGLS; encoded by the coding sequence ATGGTTAAAATTATTAGTTCCAAATCTTTAGGGTTTCAATCTGTTTACGATATTGGAGTCGAAACAGATCATAATTTTTTGTTAGTAAATGGTTTAGTTGCTTCTAATTGTTTCAATAAATCTCACTCGACAGCTTATGCTTATGTCACATATCAAACCGCCTATTTAAAAGCTAATTATCCAGTGGAATATATGACGGCTTTATTGACGGCAAGTAGTGATAATCAAGATAAAGTCGAAAAATATCGAGAAAATTGTCAAAAAATGGGTATTGATGTCCAACCTCCGGATATTAATCATTCTCAAAAAGATTTTACCCCTATTGGTAATAAGATTTTGTTTGGTTTATCGGCGGTGAGAAATTTAGGAGAAGGGGCGATTGAAAATATTTTAAAAGCGAGAGAGGAGGCCAAAGGAAAATTTAGTTCTTTAGCTAATTTTTGTTCTCTTGTTGATTTGCGAGTGGTTAATCGACGGGCTTTAGAAACTTTAATTTATTGTGGAGGATTTGATAAAATTAATTCTAACCGACAACAATTAATTAAGAATTTAGATCTAGTTATTCCTTGGAGTCAAAAACGAGCAAAAGAGAAAGAAAGTGGGCAAATGAATATTTTTGATATTGGTCTAAATAATGATAACCAAAATAGTGAGTTTGATCAAGCTCCAAGTGCGCCATCAACTGAGGATTTTTCTTTACCAGAAAAACTAAAATTGGAGAAAGAACATCTAGGATTTTATGTTTCTGAACATCCTTTAAAAGCTATGCAAAAATCTGCTCAAATTTTATCCCCTGTTAATTTGAGTACCTTAGAAGAGCAAAAAAATAAACAAAAAATTAGTGCTGTTGTTATGATTACTATGATTAAACATCATACAACTAAAAAGGGAGATCCTATGGCTTTTTTAACTTTAGAAGATGCTTCTGGTCAATCAGAAGGCGTAGTTTTTCCTGAAACTTATCAACGCATCAAAGATTTACTTAGAGAAGATATTTACCTAATTATTTGGGGTAAAATTGACATGAAAGATGAAAAAGTACAAATTCTTATTGACGATGCAGAAATGATAGACAATATTAAAATGGTGATGATTAATTTAACACTTGAACAAGCAACAAATAGAGTTTCTCAAAATAGTTTAAAAGGGATTATTCAGGAACAATCAGGGGATAAAAGTAAGGCGAAAACCCCTATAATCGCTATTATTGGTAAGGGTAAACAACGACAATTTGTACGCTTAGGTCTAAACTATTGGGTACAAAATGAGACTACAACAGTAGATGCTCTTAATCATGCTGGATTTGATGCTTATCAGCTTCCTTTAATGTCTGGTTTATCTTAG
- a CDS encoding acyl-CoA thioesterase: MLTYYRTIRLSDTDAAGVVYFASLLSICHEAYESSLETAEIDLKTFFRDPQMVIPIVHAEITFFQPLWSGDRLKIDLTAVQLNQTEFEISYKILLSSSDDKSIAQAKTRHVCINPTSRQRVPLSESMVKWLS, translated from the coding sequence ATTTTGACTTATTATAGAACCATTCGTCTATCAGACACTGATGCCGCAGGAGTCGTTTATTTTGCCTCCCTGTTGTCTATTTGTCATGAAGCTTACGAATCCTCCCTAGAAACGGCAGAAATTGACCTAAAAACCTTTTTTCGTGACCCTCAGATGGTCATTCCCATCGTTCACGCAGAAATTACTTTTTTTCAACCTCTTTGGTCTGGCGATCGCCTCAAAATTGACCTAACTGCGGTACAATTAAATCAGACAGAATTTGAGATTAGTTATAAAATTTTACTCTCATCCTCTGATGATAAATCTATAGCCCAAGCTAAAACTCGGCACGTTTGTATTAACCCAACTAGCCGTCAAAGAGTCCCTCTATCGGAGTCAATGGTTAAGTGGTTAAGCTAA
- a CDS encoding P-II family nitrogen regulator → MKKVEAIIRPFKLDQVKIALVNAGIVGMTVSEVRGFGRQKGQKERYRGSEYTVEFLQKLKLEIVVEDSQVEMVIEKLIASARTGEIGDGKIFVSPVDQTIRIRTGESDLEAI, encoded by the coding sequence TTGAAAAAGGTAGAAGCAATTATCCGACCCTTTAAATTAGACCAAGTTAAAATTGCTCTTGTCAACGCGGGAATTGTTGGGATGACAGTTTCAGAGGTACGGGGGTTTGGTCGTCAAAAAGGACAAAAAGAACGTTATCGGGGGTCAGAATACACCGTTGAATTTTTGCAAAAGCTAAAACTAGAAATAGTTGTTGAAGATAGTCAAGTCGAGATGGTCATCGAAAAACTGATCGCCTCTGCTCGAACTGGTGAAATTGGTGACGGGAAAATCTTTGTTTCTCCTGTGGATCAAACTATCCGTATTCGTACCGGAGAAAGCGATCTCGAAGCCATTTAA
- the rdgB gene encoding RdgB/HAM1 family non-canonical purine NTP pyrophosphatase: protein MKQLIVATSNPGKLEEIAEYLTVLDWELELKPKELDIEETGTTFQENAALKASQVAKSLGKWAIGDDSGLAVDALNGAPGIYSARYGQTDEQRIERLLKELGNNQNRQAQFICAIAIASPDGSIVWETEGICRGEILAEPRGKGGFGYDPLFFVPQYQQTFAEMNPEIKREVSHRGQAFALLLPQLRGSEV from the coding sequence ATGAAACAATTAATTGTTGCTACCAGTAATCCTGGTAAATTAGAAGAAATAGCCGAGTATTTAACGGTATTAGATTGGGAATTAGAATTAAAGCCAAAAGAATTAGATATTGAAGAAACAGGCACAACTTTTCAGGAAAATGCCGCTTTAAAAGCCTCTCAAGTAGCTAAATCCTTAGGAAAGTGGGCCATTGGGGATGATTCAGGGTTAGCAGTAGATGCACTAAATGGCGCACCTGGTATATATTCAGCGCGATATGGTCAGACAGATGAACAAAGAATTGAACGATTATTAAAAGAATTAGGCAATAATCAGAATCGACAAGCTCAATTTATTTGTGCCATTGCGATCGCGTCTCCTGATGGTTCAATTGTCTGGGAAACAGAAGGTATTTGTCGGGGGGAAATTTTAGCGGAACCGAGAGGAAAAGGGGGATTTGGCTATGATCCGCTCTTTTTTGTTCCCCAATATCAACAAACCTTTGCCGAAATGAACCCAGAGATTAAACGGGAAGTGAGTCATCGGGGGCAAGCATTTGCCCTGTTATTGCCTCAATTACGAGGAAGTGAAGTATAA
- the trmD gene encoding tRNA (guanosine(37)-N1)-methyltransferase TrmD, translated as MQIDVITLFPDFFASPLESGLLGKAIAKEIAKVNLVNPRQFALDKHHRVDDIPYGGGVGMVLKPDPIFAAVESLSVLPKREVILLTPQGCPLNQSILQELATQKQQLVLICGHYEGVDERIRYLADREISLGDFVLTCGEIPALALINGVIRLLPGTVGKEESLKAESFQEGLLDYPQYTRPAVFRDWEVPEILRSGNHQAIAKWRLEEQKKRTQKRRPDLWEKLYSSKKPSGGQ; from the coding sequence GTGCAAATTGACGTTATCACTCTTTTTCCTGATTTTTTCGCTTCACCTCTTGAGTCTGGACTTTTAGGAAAGGCAATCGCTAAGGAAATCGCTAAGGTTAATTTAGTCAATCCTCGACAGTTTGCTCTCGATAAACACCATCGGGTTGATGATATACCTTATGGAGGTGGGGTAGGAATGGTTCTTAAACCAGACCCCATTTTTGCGGCTGTTGAATCTTTGAGTGTTCTTCCCAAAAGGGAAGTTATTCTGCTTACGCCTCAAGGTTGTCCTCTCAATCAATCTATTTTACAGGAATTAGCCACACAAAAGCAGCAATTAGTCTTGATTTGTGGACATTATGAAGGAGTTGATGAGCGTATTCGTTATTTGGCGGATCGGGAGATTTCTTTGGGGGATTTTGTGTTAACTTGTGGGGAAATTCCGGCTTTAGCTTTAATTAACGGAGTGATTCGCTTGTTACCTGGAACGGTGGGTAAAGAGGAGTCTCTTAAGGCGGAAAGTTTTCAGGAAGGTTTACTTGATTATCCCCAATATACTCGACCTGCGGTTTTTCGGGATTGGGAAGTTCCAGAAATATTGCGTTCAGGTAATCATCAAGCGATCGCTAAATGGCGACTAGAAGAACAAAAAAAACGTACTCAAAAACGTCGTCCTGATTTATGGGAAAAGTTGTATAGTAGCAAAAAACCCTCTGGCGGCCAATAG
- a CDS encoding cyanophycinase → MLHLETQSHESPMFQSTTTAILVIGGAEDKVHGREILQTFWFRSGGTESTIAIIPSASREPVLIGERYQQIFEEMGAKYVKVLDIRDRAQGEEPFFQQYIEECTGVFLTGGDQLRLCGLLADTPLMERIRQRVQLGEISLAGTSAGAAVMGHHMIAGGSSGESPNRALVDMAMGLGIIPEMIVDQHFHNRNRMARLLSALSSHPERLGIGIDEDTCAMFERDGIIRVVGRGTVTIVDGREMTYTNQSEVGANDPLSLHNLRLHVLSHGDGYHLHQHQSIAKVSVPIEST, encoded by the coding sequence ATGTTGCATCTAGAGACTCAATCCCACGAAAGCCCCATGTTCCAATCGACAACAACTGCTATTTTAGTCATCGGCGGTGCCGAAGATAAAGTACACGGCCGAGAAATTCTACAAACATTTTGGTTCCGATCAGGGGGAACCGAATCTACCATTGCCATTATTCCCTCAGCCTCTAGAGAACCCGTTCTCATTGGAGAACGGTATCAGCAGATTTTTGAAGAAATGGGAGCCAAATATGTCAAAGTCCTAGACATACGCGATCGCGCCCAAGGAGAAGAACCTTTCTTCCAACAATATATCGAAGAATGTACCGGAGTCTTCCTGACAGGGGGAGATCAACTCAGATTATGCGGTTTATTAGCTGATACTCCCCTAATGGAACGAATTCGTCAACGAGTCCAACTCGGAGAAATTAGTTTAGCAGGAACCAGTGCTGGAGCAGCCGTCATGGGACATCATATGATAGCAGGAGGTAGCAGTGGGGAATCTCCTAATCGGGCCCTAGTAGATATGGCCATGGGACTAGGGATAATTCCTGAAATGATTGTAGATCAGCATTTTCATAATCGTAACCGCATGGCCAGGTTATTAAGTGCCTTATCAAGTCATCCTGAACGTCTTGGTATCGGTATAGACGAAGATACCTGTGCCATGTTTGAACGAGATGGCATCATTCGTGTGGTGGGACGAGGAACCGTTACCATTGTAGATGGACGGGAAATGACTTATACCAATCAAAGTGAAGTTGGAGCGAATGATCCCCTAAGTCTACATAACCTGCGACTTCATGTGTTATCCCACGGGGACGGTTATCATCTTCATCAACACCAATCTATTGCTAAAGTAAGTGTTCCCATCGAATCAACTTAA
- the cphA gene encoding cyanophycin synthetase: MKIIRTLTLRGPNYWSIRRKKLIVMRLDLEELAQKPSNDIPGFYDGLIKVLPSLVEHFCAPGYRGGFLQRVKEGTYMGHIIEHVALELQELTGMPVGFGRTRETDTPGTYNVVFEYVDEQAGRYAGRAAVRLCQSIVDTGTYPQEDLEQDLTDLRDLRANASLGPSTETLVTEAEARQIPWMVLSARAMVQLGYGVHQKRIQATLSQMSGILGVELACDKEGTKTILQDSGIPVPQGTTIQFFEDLENAIADVGGYPIVIKPLDGNHGRGITINISNWEEAEEAYDLAAKESKTRSVIIERYYQGNDHRLLVVNGKLVAVAERTPAHVIGDGKHTVEELIEITNKDPNRGEGHDKVLTKITVDKLSLGVLERQGYRLNTILNKGEIAYLRATANLSTGGSAIDRTDEIHPENLWIAERVAKVIGLDIAGIDVVTPDISKPLREVNGVIVEVNAAPGFRMHVAPSQGLSRNVAAPVMDMLFPPDSPTRIPIVGVTGTNGKTTTTRLTAHIYRQTGKIVGYTTTDGIYIGEYLVEKGDNTGPHSAHVILKDPTVEVAVLETARGGILRSGIAFDVCDVGIILNVAADHLGLGDIDTIEQMAKVKGVLAEVVSPDGYVVLNADDPLVSAMAERVKAKVAYFSMSPDNPIIENHLRRGGLAAVYENGYLSILEGQWTLRIEEATNVPMTMGGMAPFMIANALAACLATFAQGVDIEKIRQGVRTFKASVSQTPGRMNLFNLGSYHALVDYAHNPAGYEAVGGFVKNWKGERLGVVGGPGDRRDEDLILLGKIAAQVFDRIIVKEDEDKRGRDNGEVADLIIKGIVRENSNIPYEIILNETEALETGLDKVSQGGLVVIFPESVTGAISVIKKRNPLADDSL; encoded by the coding sequence ATGAAAATTATACGAACCCTGACTCTACGCGGCCCCAACTACTGGAGTATACGGCGCAAAAAACTCATCGTAATGCGCCTTGACTTGGAAGAACTCGCACAGAAGCCCTCCAACGATATACCCGGATTTTATGATGGTTTGATCAAGGTATTACCAAGCTTGGTTGAACATTTTTGCGCTCCAGGATATCGGGGTGGCTTCTTACAACGAGTCAAAGAAGGCACTTATATGGGCCATATCATCGAACACGTGGCCCTAGAATTACAAGAATTAACGGGAATGCCCGTGGGATTTGGTCGCACTAGGGAAACTGATACCCCAGGGACTTACAACGTCGTCTTTGAATATGTAGATGAACAAGCAGGGCGTTACGCAGGACGGGCCGCTGTTCGTCTTTGTCAATCAATCGTAGATACGGGAACCTATCCTCAAGAAGACTTAGAACAAGATTTAACCGATTTAAGAGATCTACGGGCCAATGCGTCCCTGGGCCCCAGTACAGAAACCCTGGTTACAGAAGCAGAAGCCCGTCAAATCCCTTGGATGGTACTAAGTGCCAGAGCAATGGTACAACTTGGATATGGAGTGCATCAAAAACGCATTCAAGCTACCTTAAGTCAAATGTCAGGCATTTTAGGGGTAGAACTCGCTTGTGATAAGGAAGGGACTAAAACTATTCTCCAAGACTCAGGAATCCCTGTTCCCCAAGGTACCACTATCCAATTTTTTGAAGATTTAGAAAACGCGATCGCCGATGTGGGAGGTTATCCCATCGTCATTAAACCCTTAGACGGGAATCATGGACGAGGTATCACCATTAATATTAGCAATTGGGAAGAAGCCGAAGAAGCCTATGATTTAGCCGCTAAAGAGTCAAAAACCCGTAGTGTGATCATTGAACGTTATTATCAAGGAAATGATCACCGTTTATTAGTGGTAAACGGGAAATTAGTGGCGGTGGCTGAACGAACTCCGGCCCATGTGATTGGAGACGGGAAACATACCGTTGAAGAATTAATTGAGATTACTAATAAAGACCCCAATCGAGGGGAAGGCCATGATAAGGTTCTGACGAAGATTACGGTAGATAAACTCTCTTTAGGGGTACTCGAACGTCAAGGTTATCGTCTCAATACCATTCTCAACAAAGGAGAGATTGCCTATTTGCGAGCAACCGCTAATTTAAGTACGGGAGGCAGTGCTATTGATCGTACTGACGAGATTCACCCGGAAAACCTCTGGATTGCAGAACGGGTGGCCAAGGTGATTGGCTTAGATATCGCCGGAATCGATGTGGTAACACCTGATATTAGCAAACCATTACGAGAAGTTAATGGGGTTATTGTGGAAGTAAATGCTGCTCCAGGGTTTAGGATGCACGTGGCCCCTAGTCAGGGATTATCTCGCAATGTGGCCGCCCCGGTGATGGATATGTTATTTCCCCCAGACAGTCCTACTCGTATTCCTATTGTGGGTGTGACCGGAACTAATGGAAAAACCACTACCACCCGTCTAACGGCTCATATCTATCGTCAAACGGGCAAAATCGTCGGTTATACCACCACCGATGGCATTTATATTGGGGAATATTTGGTTGAAAAAGGGGATAATACAGGGCCTCATAGCGCCCATGTTATTCTCAAAGATCCCACAGTGGAAGTGGCAGTGTTAGAGACAGCTAGAGGGGGAATACTTCGCTCCGGTATCGCTTTTGATGTCTGTGATGTGGGCATTATTTTGAATGTGGCAGCCGACCATTTAGGTTTGGGGGATATTGATACCATTGAGCAGATGGCCAAGGTTAAGGGGGTATTAGCTGAGGTAGTTAGTCCTGATGGTTATGTGGTCTTAAATGCCGATGATCCCTTAGTTTCGGCCATGGCAGAACGAGTCAAGGCGAAAGTGGCTTACTTTTCCATGAGTCCCGATAACCCTATTATTGAAAATCATCTCCGTCGTGGTGGATTGGCTGCCGTCTATGAAAATGGCTATCTCTCCATTTTAGAGGGTCAATGGACTCTACGGATTGAAGAAGCGACTAATGTTCCCATGACTATGGGAGGCATGGCTCCCTTTATGATTGCTAATGCTTTGGCGGCTTGTTTAGCTACCTTTGCTCAAGGGGTAGACATTGAAAAAATTCGTCAAGGGGTGAGAACCTTTAAAGCGTCGGTCAGTCAGACTCCTGGGCGGATGAATTTGTTTAATTTGGGCAGTTATCACGCTTTAGTTGATTATGCTCATAATCCGGCCGGATACGAAGCGGTGGGCGGTTTTGTTAAGAACTGGAAAGGAGAACGGTTAGGGGTTGTGGGAGGCCCTGGCGATCGCCGAGATGAGGATTTAATACTGCTGGGAAAAATTGCGGCCCAAGTGTTTGATCGTATTATTGTTAAAGAAGATGAGGATAAACGAGGAAGGGATAACGGCGAGGTAGCAGATCTGATTATTAAGGGGATTGTTCGAGAAAATTCTAACATACCCTACGAAATCATTTTAAATGAAACAGAAGCCCTAGAAACTGGTTTAGATAAGGTTAGTCAGGGGGGATTAGTAGTGATTTTCCCTGAAAGCGTTACTGGAGCGATTTCGGTGATTAAAAAGCGTAATCCTCTGGCGGATGACAGTCTGTAA
- a CDS encoding IS4 family transposase, which produces MLPEIYNNHLTKYLKKSEYLILLIMIELVQVYRKIRFYELASYFPSPILFESKRKKLKRFFEIPCLTIEGVWIPIIKQWLKQSFSTGDVLHIAIDRTQWGLINILMVSLVIDNRGIPLYFELLDHIGNSNFDTQKSILARILLFLKEYKIVVLGDREFCSVELAKWLHGQKRVYYALRLKKSNYIEVEKEMWTRLKDLGLSSGMSLFYQGVKVTKTKGFIGSNIVAKWKKKYRGIETKEAWFIITNLTSIDETIDAYKKRFCIEEMFRDFKKGGYDLERTKLTGHRLTSLIILITLAYSMATFSGKIIKEKGLAKYVGRVRKNKKMRRRHSNFYIGLHGKDWVDSCDLFTVEAQALMQLSPEKRAYYRRGRRAISLIKSSL; this is translated from the coding sequence ATGTTACCAGAAATTTATAACAACCATTTAACAAAGTATCTGAAAAAATCGGAATATTTAATACTGTTAATCATGATAGAATTAGTGCAAGTATATAGGAAAATTAGGTTTTATGAGTTAGCTAGTTATTTTCCCAGTCCCATTTTATTTGAAAGTAAGAGAAAAAAGTTAAAACGGTTTTTCGAGATTCCTTGTTTGACAATTGAAGGAGTATGGATACCTATCATAAAACAGTGGTTAAAGCAATCATTTAGTACAGGAGATGTCTTACATATTGCCATAGATAGAACCCAATGGGGGTTGATTAATATTTTGATGGTAAGTCTGGTAATTGATAATAGAGGAATTCCCTTATATTTTGAGTTGCTAGATCACATCGGTAATAGTAACTTTGACACACAGAAAAGTATATTAGCCCGAATATTACTCTTTCTAAAAGAATATAAAATAGTTGTCTTAGGGGATAGAGAATTCTGCTCAGTTGAACTAGCAAAATGGTTACATGGACAAAAAAGAGTTTATTATGCACTCAGATTGAAGAAAAGCAACTATATTGAAGTAGAAAAGGAAATGTGGACGCGACTAAAAGATTTAGGATTATCTTCAGGAATGTCTTTATTTTATCAAGGAGTTAAAGTTACGAAAACAAAAGGATTTATAGGCAGTAATATAGTGGCGAAATGGAAAAAGAAGTATAGAGGAATAGAGACAAAAGAAGCTTGGTTTATTATCACAAATTTAACCAGTATTGATGAGACGATTGACGCTTATAAAAAGAGATTTTGTATTGAGGAAATGTTTCGGGATTTTAAGAAAGGTGGTTATGATTTAGAAAGAACGAAATTAACAGGACATCGCCTTACTTCCTTAATTATATTGATTACTCTAGCTTATTCAATGGCAACATTTTCTGGAAAAATTATTAAAGAGAAAGGATTGGCAAAATATGTGGGGAGAGTCAGAAAAAACAAGAAAATGCGACGGAGACACAGTAACTTTTATATCGGTCTTCATGGAAAAGATTGGGTTGACTCTTGTGATTTATTTACCGTTGAAGCCCAGGCATTAATGCAATTAAGCCCCGAAAAACGCGCCTATTATCGACGAGGACGACGGGCTATATCCCTGATTAAGTCTAGCTTATAG
- the clpS gene encoding ATP-dependent Clp protease adapter ClpS, whose product MTTEVIEKRSASNETIRKPAPRYRVLLHNDDFNSMEHVVQTLIQTVAGMTQPQAVDIMMEAHTNGTALVITCALEPAEFYCETLKNHGLTSSLEPDE is encoded by the coding sequence GTGACCACTGAAGTAATTGAAAAGCGTTCCGCTTCTAATGAAACTATTCGTAAACCAGCCCCTAGATATCGGGTATTGCTTCATAATGATGACTTTAACTCAATGGAGCATGTGGTTCAAACCCTCATACAAACCGTTGCCGGGATGACTCAACCTCAAGCGGTTGATATCATGATGGAAGCTCACACTAATGGGACTGCTTTGGTTATTACTTGTGCCTTAGAACCCGCAGAATTTTATTGTGAAACTCTAAAAAATCATGGGTTAACCAGTAGCCTTGAACCGGATGAATAA
- a CDS encoding CPBP family intramembrane glutamic endopeptidase: MKVNFTTIENYPAPLKLGIFIFCLLLLWLPLAIPLYLLLKNDPNLTTIVTMGVLYLEFVGLLFIWNKNVYNISHWWRVYGLVFTRKNGIELINGLSIGLLFTLSLFIVESMFGWVKFSQPSNSLILVIFQGLLSALGIGLAEELFFRGWLLTELKRDYSPKIALFANAITFATLHFLKPIEEVIRTFPQFPALVLLGLTLIWSKWGHGNRLGICIGLHGGLVWGYYILNVGKLINYTEIVPSWITGIDNNPIAGVMGLLFLVILGLLMKRKSSSIYYKTDPSDF, translated from the coding sequence TTGAAAGTTAATTTTACTACGATTGAGAATTACCCAGCACCTTTGAAGCTGGGAATTTTTATCTTTTGTCTATTATTATTATGGCTTCCCTTAGCCATTCCTTTGTATTTATTACTCAAAAATGACCCTAATTTAACTACTATTGTGACTATGGGGGTTTTATATCTTGAGTTTGTTGGCTTGTTATTTATTTGGAATAAAAATGTTTATAATATCTCTCATTGGTGGCGAGTTTATGGATTAGTTTTTACGAGGAAAAATGGTATTGAATTAATTAATGGTTTGAGTATCGGTTTATTATTTACCTTGAGTTTGTTTATTGTAGAATCAATGTTTGGATGGGTTAAATTTTCCCAACCTTCAAACAGTTTGATCCTGGTTATTTTTCAAGGGTTATTAAGTGCATTAGGAATTGGTTTAGCTGAAGAATTATTTTTTAGGGGTTGGTTATTAACAGAATTAAAACGAGATTATTCACCTAAAATCGCACTTTTTGCTAATGCTATTACTTTTGCTACCTTACACTTTTTAAAGCCTATTGAAGAAGTTATTAGAACTTTTCCTCAATTTCCTGCCTTAGTTTTATTAGGTTTAACTTTAATTTGGTCAAAGTGGGGACATGGTAATAGATTAGGCATTTGTATCGGTTTACACGGGGGTTTAGTCTGGGGTTATTACATTTTAAATGTGGGTAAATTGATCAATTATACAGAAATTGTACCCTCTTGGATAACTGGAATTGATAATAATCCAATTGCCGGAGTTATGGGGTTATTATTTTTAGTAATTTTAGGACTTTTGATGAAAAGAAAGTCGTCATCAATTTATTATAAAACCGATCCTTCTGATTTTTAA